One genomic window of Pecten maximus chromosome 3, xPecMax1.1, whole genome shotgun sequence includes the following:
- the LOC117322837 gene encoding uncharacterized protein LOC117322837, whose translation MEAVRQPSSRQRDVRDNPVWCEGTGSTVTDKTGQGDPNSLTQDLSQSVQGKVNFDEIPFADETDDSDDPDLSTADSSRSLYHPPRPRNPDDVDVCTIPCYPHCLVMFSSASGRYAFSNDYKGGWLPYSMHNVLRKMAQRHFRIDLLEALTEVNEAMTESLETHTPSDKVLHQTKSTACIYHMLTKDIYFKPKYALVDVPLVDDVQVTAV comes from the exons ATGGAGGCCGTACGTCAGCCATCGAGTCGCCAACGTGACGTCAGAGACAATCCTGTATGGTGTGAGGGGACAGGGAGTACAGTGACAGATAAAACCGGCCAAGGCGATCCGAACTCCTTAACACAAGACCTCTCGCAGTCTGTTCAAGGGAAGGTCAACTTTGATGAAATTCCATTCGCCGACGAAACAGACGACAGCGATGACCCTGACCTTTCAACAGCAGACAGTTCACGTTCGTTATATCACCCGCCCCGGCCGCGCAACCCTGATGACGTGGACGTTTGTACAATACCGTGCTACCCACACTGTCTTGTCATGTTCTCCTCAGCTTCAg GACGTTACGCATTTTCCAATGACTACAAGGGAGGATGGCTTCCGTACTCTATGCATAACGTCCTCCGTAAAATGGCACAACGTCACTTCCGGATCGACCTTCTAGAGGCCCTAACGGAAGTAAATGAGGCTATGACAGAGAGTTTGGAGACACACACACCCAGCGACAAGGTTCTGCATCAGACCAAGTCAACCGCTTGTATCTACCATATGCTTACCAAGGATATTTATTTTAAACCCAAGTACGCCCTAGTAGATGTACCTCTGGTCGATGATGTGCAAGTCACGGCAGTGTAG
- the LOC117323554 gene encoding uncharacterized protein LOC117323554 has protein sequence MIAYDFNHFRRGVAVLIVNTEFCNVKDNRPRAEKDIDYLTALFEVLDFQIKVLKNKTTRDLMDSLIDIRSQLEKDSDCFACLISTHGGEFPVQGSKNLHQHVLHTFDGSIPTDDIISTFNDNGCAAMRGKPKLFFIQACRGRMDVDDTELVDPGVDVDIITYNSQPPLAGLREESRHVSQHQGQNGTHDCANTHGDGLEKEEGHHGNQLTTQEMVGQEVDLQITGKDHGVTDGDDSKTTTKADAKGRSDDNPARMYGPGYIPFIDGEEDQTYANEEEQRRHREAWCRYQEKVQKDQEQKRRERFLELQLKREMEDADFCSIPCYSHCLVMFSSAPERLAWGDDHTGGWLPYCMYNVVHWFHRYDFRTDLLQVLTEVNNEMAIYLQTNMPSKPEWHQSKSAACIYHMLTKDIYFRLKWSKKAALVTAV, from the exons ATGATAGCTTATGATTTTAACCACTTCCGGCGTGGGGTTGCCGTACTCATTGTAAATACAGAGTTCTGCAATGTTAAAGATAATCGTCCTCGTGCCGAAAAAGATATAGATTACCTTACAGCATTATTCGAAGTTCTTGATTTTCAAATCAAAGTGCTGAAAAACAAGACTACCCGAGATCTTATGGACTCCTTGATAG ATATCCGGTCACAACTTGAGAAGGACAGCGACTGTTTCGCATGCTTGATAAGTACTCACGGCGGAGAATTTCCAGTCCAGGGCTCCAAAAATCTTCATCAACACGTGCTTCACACATTCGACGGCTCCATACCTACCGACGACATCATTAGCACATTCAACGACAACGGATGCGCTGCCATGAGAGGGAAACCGAAACTTTTCTTTATACAA GCGTGTCGGGGACGAATGGATGTTGACGACACCGAACTGGTGGATCCAGGGGTCGATGTCGACATCATAACATATAATTCTCAGCCTCCCCTGGCTGGTCTGAGGGAAGAGAGTCGTCATGTGTCACAGCATCAGGGACAGAACGGTACTCACGACTGCGCGAACACACACGGGGATGGTTTGGAAAAGGAAGAAGGGCATCACGGAAATCAGTTAACAACGCAGGAGATGGTTGGACAGGAAGTAGACCTTCAAATCACAGGAAAGGATCATGGAGTGACGGACGGAGATGATTCTAAAACTACCACGAAAGCTGACGCGAAGGGCAGGAGTGATGACAACCCCGCCAGGATGTATGGACCAGGGTATATACCTTTTATAGACGGCGAGGAGGACCAAACGTACGCAAACGAGGAGGAACAAAGGCGACACCGAGAGGCGTGGTGTCGATACCAGGAGAAGGTACAGAAGGACCAGGAACAGAAAAGAAGGGAGAGATTCTTAGAACTTCAACTGAAGCGGGAGATGGAGGATGCCGACTTTTGCTCCATCCCATGCTACAGCCATTGTCTTGTTATGTTCTCTTCGGCTCCTG agcGGTTGGCTTGGGGCGATGATCACACTGGAGGATGGCTGCCatattgtatgtataatgtGGTGCACTGGTTCCACAGGTACGACTTCCGGACAGACCTCCTACAGGTGTTGACAGAAGTCAACAACGAAATGGCAATATATCTGCAAACTAACATGCCTAGCAAGCCGGAATGGCATCAATCGAAGTCAGCAGCGTGTATTTACCACATGCTCACCAAAGATATCTACTTCCGGTTAAAATGGAGCAAGAAAGCGGCTTTAGTTACGGCAGTATGA
- the LOC117322653 gene encoding uncharacterized protein LOC117322653, whose product MIGLKTHGNEPKPKKKPEVPPVDECPKHGDDQPDDRYDFNHSQRGVAVLIVNTEFRNAKKNLPHAEKDIGYLTSLFEVLSFQIKVLENKTTQDLKDSLIEIQSKLEEDSDCFACLISTHGSECPVQDSKNLRQHVLHTFDGSIPTDDIISTFNDNECAAMRGKPKLFFIQACRGRMDVDDAELVDPGVDVDIITYNSQPPLAGLREESRHVSQHQGRNGTHDCANTHGDGLEKEEGHHGNQLTTQEMVGQGVDLQITGKDHGVTDGDDSKTTTTADAKGRSDDNPARMYGPGYIPFIDGEEDQTYANEEEQRRNREAWCRYREKVQKDQEQKRRERILELQPKREMEDADFCSIPCYSHCLVMFSSAPGRVTFSDDHTGGWLPYCMYNLVHRFQSYDFRTDLLQVLTEVNNEMAMNMKTHFPKKPEWHQSKSVACIYHMLTKDIYFRLE is encoded by the exons ATGATAGGTTT GAAAACACATGGAAATGAACCGAAACCAAAGAAAAAGCCAGAAGTGCCACCTGTTGATGAATGTCCGAAGCATGGCGATGACCAGCCCGATGATAGATATGATTTTAACCATTCCCAGCGTGGGGTTGCCGTACTCATTGTAAATACAGAGTTTCGTAATGCTAAAAAGAATCTACCTCATGCCGAAAAAGATATTGGTTACCTGACATCATTATTCGAAGTTCTCAGTTTTCAAATCAAAGTGCTGGAAAACAAGACTACCCAAGATCTTAAGGACTCTTTGATAG aaattcAATCAAAGCTTGAGGAGGACAGCGACTGTTTCGCATGCCTAATCAGTACTCACGGCAGTGAATGTCCAGTTCAGGACTCCAAAAATCTTCGACAACACGTGCTTCACACATTCGACGGCTCGATACCGACTGACGACATCATAAGTACATTCAACGACAACGAATGCGCTGCCATGAGAGGGAAGCCGAAACTTTTCTTTATACAA GCGTGTCGGGGACGAATGGATGTTGACGACGCCGAACTGGTGGATCCAGGGGTCGATGTCGACATCATAACATATAATTCTCAGCCTCCCCTGGCTGGTCTGAGGGAAGAGAGTCGTCATGTGTCACAGCATCAGGGACGGAACGGTACTCACGACTGCGCGAACACACACGGGGATGGTTTGGAAAAGGAAGAAGGGCATCACGGAAATCAGTTAACAACGCAGGAGATGGTTGGACAGGGAGTAGACCTTCAAATCACAGGAAAGGATCATGGAGTGACGGACGGAGATGATTCTAAAACTACCACGACAGCTGACGCGAAGGGCAGGAGTGATGACAACCCCGCCAGGATGTATGGACCAGGGTATATACCTTTTATAGACGGCGAGGAGGACCAAACGTACGCAAACGAGGAGGAACAAAGGCGAAACCGAGAGGCGTGGTGTCGATACCGGGAGAAGGTACAGAAGGACCAGGAACAGAAAAGAAGGGAGAGAATCTTAGAACTTCAACCGAAGCGGGAGATGGAGGATGCTGACTTTTGTTCCATTCCCTGCTACAGCCATTGTCTTGTTATGTTCTCTTCCGCTCCAG GGCGGGTGACCTTTTCCGATGATCACACTGGAGGATGGCTGCcatattgtatgtataatttGGTGCACCGGTTCCAAAGTTACGATTTCCGGACAGACCTCCTTCAGGTGTTGACGGAAGTCAACAACGAAATGGCAATGAATATGAAAACTCACTTCCCAAAGAAGCCGGAATGGCATCAATCGAAGTCAGTGGCGTGCATTTACCATATGCTCACCAAAGATATCTACTTCCGGTTGGAATGA